In Streptomyces sp. NBC_00483, a single window of DNA contains:
- a CDS encoding aspartate/glutamate racemase family protein translates to MRILVCNVNTTEDMTESIGAQARAVASPGTEIVPLTPAFGPDSCEGNYESYLAAIAVMETVRAYPEPFDAVVQAGYGEHGREGLQELLDVPVVDITEAAASTAQYLGHKYSVVTTLDRAVPLIEDRLKLAGLTDRLASVRASGLAVLDLERDPDAAVKAIVEQSARAVEDDRAEVICLGCGGMAGLADEVKARTGVPVVDGVAAAVTVAESLVRMGLTTSKVRTYAPPRPKTFKNWPPRQG, encoded by the coding sequence ATGCGCATTCTCGTCTGCAACGTCAACACCACCGAGGACATGACCGAGAGCATCGGTGCGCAGGCCAGGGCCGTGGCCTCGCCGGGCACCGAGATCGTGCCGCTCACCCCGGCGTTCGGCCCCGACTCCTGCGAGGGCAACTACGAGAGCTACCTGGCCGCGATCGCCGTCATGGAGACGGTCCGCGCCTACCCGGAGCCCTTCGACGCCGTCGTGCAGGCGGGCTACGGCGAGCACGGCCGCGAGGGGCTCCAGGAGCTCCTCGACGTCCCGGTCGTCGACATCACGGAGGCCGCCGCGAGCACCGCCCAGTACCTCGGCCACAAGTACTCCGTGGTGACCACGCTCGACCGGGCCGTGCCGCTCATCGAGGACCGCCTCAAGCTGGCCGGGCTCACCGACCGCCTCGCCTCCGTACGCGCCAGTGGCCTCGCCGTGCTGGACCTCGAACGCGATCCGGACGCCGCCGTGAAGGCCATCGTCGAGCAGTCCGCGCGGGCCGTGGAGGACGACCGGGCCGAGGTCATCTGCCTGGGCTGCGGCGGCATGGCGGGCCTCGCGGACGAGGTCAAGGCGCGTACGGGCGTGCCCGTCGTCGACGGTGTCGCCGCAGCCGTGACCGTGGCCGAGTCACTCGTCCGGATGGGCCTGACCACGTCGAAGGTGCGCACGTACGCGCCGCCGCGCCCCAAGACGTTCAAGAACTGGCCGCCGCGCCAGGGCTGA
- a CDS encoding TetR/AcrR family transcriptional regulator: protein MDPATDPANGTRRRLLDVAERLFAEQGIHATSLREIAAAADQRNTSAVAYHFGTKHKLIEAIYEDRLTATTARQLELLDAIDAQGRGKELRALTGVLVRPMVERLEDPGRPSWFLRFVVNAMYVEGIAPNDLGAHPWTRGLLKLHSRITHCMPELPDRVRENRWEFFIGLLLHTLAQRERVLQAGADLGEQRLLAADLVDAGVAVLTAEVSDTPW from the coding sequence ATGGACCCCGCGACGGACCCCGCGAACGGAACAAGGCGCCGCCTCCTCGACGTGGCGGAGCGCCTCTTCGCCGAACAGGGCATACACGCCACGTCACTCCGGGAGATCGCCGCGGCGGCGGACCAGCGCAACACGTCCGCGGTCGCCTATCACTTCGGCACGAAGCACAAGCTGATCGAAGCGATCTACGAGGACCGACTGACCGCCACCACGGCGCGTCAGCTGGAGCTGCTGGACGCGATCGACGCGCAGGGCCGGGGCAAGGAACTGCGGGCGCTCACCGGGGTGTTGGTGCGCCCGATGGTCGAGCGCCTGGAGGATCCCGGGCGGCCCAGCTGGTTCCTGCGGTTCGTCGTCAACGCCATGTACGTCGAGGGCATCGCGCCGAACGACCTCGGGGCGCATCCGTGGACGCGCGGTCTGCTGAAGCTGCACTCCCGGATCACGCACTGCATGCCCGAACTCCCGGATCGCGTAAGGGAGAACCGGTGGGAGTTCTTCATCGGCCTGCTGCTGCACACGCTCGCCCAGCGGGAGCGGGTGCTGCAGGCCGGAGCCGACCTCGGCGAGCAGCGCCTGCTCGCGGCCGACCTCGTCGACGCGGGGGTGGCGGTGCTCACCGCCGAGGTGTCGGACACCCCGTGGTGA
- a CDS encoding ABC transporter substrate-binding protein — translation MSTLSACGSLQSSATEVGGERMTDNRPVRDGGTLTVALNADPDKLDPTLAQTLVGRTVFAGMCEKLYDVNEQGKVVPQLATHEPEVSKDGRTVTFDVRKDARFSDGTRLNADAVVTSLLRHRDLAGSARATELGPLKSAKATGPYSVKLTLKQPYVPLTAVLADRSGMVMSPTALKKYGKNFTNHPSCVGPYRFVERVGGDRIVVAKDPNYYDAKDVHLDKVIYKPIPDGSVRLANLRSGDVQIGDQMVPVDVKSALTDNKLRLFNSPSLGYQGIGINVGNVKGLGQAPGKVDTVMAKDVRVREAFELAIDRDLINKVAFQGMYEPACGPMSPASAIAPGVKASQCPKRDVPKAKRLLKAAGVKGAVHVELKIPTTPEWSRIGQVIQAMVKDAGFALTLRPTEYATMLEETDNGQYQAFQSGWSGRLDPDGNIASFLQTKGAMNAYGLGNPEIDELIKRGRTESDPAERDKIYAELIRKVNAEHTLIYLYRQKNYVVTGKDVAGLHVYGDGLVRVKDAGYVK, via the coding sequence ATGTCCACTTTGTCGGCCTGCGGCTCCCTGCAGTCCTCGGCCACGGAGGTGGGCGGGGAGCGGATGACCGACAACCGTCCGGTCCGTGACGGCGGAACGCTGACCGTGGCCCTCAACGCCGACCCCGACAAGCTCGACCCGACCCTCGCCCAGACCCTCGTGGGCCGCACCGTCTTCGCGGGCATGTGCGAGAAGCTCTACGACGTCAACGAGCAGGGGAAGGTCGTGCCGCAGCTCGCGACCCACGAGCCCGAGGTCTCCAAGGACGGCCGCACCGTCACCTTCGACGTACGCAAGGACGCCAGGTTCAGCGACGGCACCAGGCTGAACGCCGACGCCGTCGTCACCTCCCTGCTGCGCCACCGCGACCTGGCCGGCTCCGCCCGCGCCACCGAGCTCGGCCCGCTGAAGTCGGCGAAGGCCACGGGCCCGTACAGCGTGAAGCTCACCCTGAAGCAGCCGTACGTGCCGCTGACCGCGGTGCTCGCCGACCGCTCCGGCATGGTGATGTCGCCGACCGCGCTCAAGAAGTACGGCAAGAACTTCACCAACCACCCGTCCTGCGTGGGTCCCTACCGGTTCGTCGAGCGTGTCGGCGGTGACCGCATCGTGGTCGCCAAGGACCCGAACTACTACGACGCCAAGGACGTCCACCTGGACAAGGTGATCTACAAGCCGATCCCCGACGGCAGCGTCCGCCTCGCCAACCTGCGCTCCGGCGACGTCCAGATCGGCGACCAGATGGTCCCGGTCGACGTGAAGAGCGCGCTCACCGACAACAAGCTGCGGCTCTTCAACTCGCCCTCGCTCGGCTACCAGGGCATCGGCATCAACGTCGGCAACGTCAAGGGCCTCGGCCAGGCGCCCGGCAAGGTCGACACGGTGATGGCGAAGGACGTTCGCGTCCGTGAGGCCTTCGAGCTGGCCATCGACCGCGACCTCATCAACAAGGTCGCGTTCCAGGGCATGTACGAGCCCGCCTGCGGCCCGATGTCCCCGGCGTCCGCGATCGCGCCCGGCGTCAAGGCCTCGCAGTGCCCGAAGCGCGATGTCCCCAAGGCGAAGCGGCTGTTGAAGGCGGCGGGCGTCAAGGGTGCCGTGCACGTGGAGCTGAAGATCCCCACGACGCCCGAGTGGAGTCGCATCGGCCAGGTGATCCAGGCCATGGTCAAGGACGCCGGGTTCGCCCTCACGCTGCGCCCCACCGAGTACGCCACCATGCTCGAGGAGACCGACAACGGGCAGTACCAGGCCTTCCAGAGCGGCTGGTCCGGACGCCTCGACCCGGACGGCAACATCGCGAGCTTCCTCCAGACCAAGGGCGCGATGAACGCCTACGGTCTTGGCAACCCCGAGATCGACGAGCTGATCAAGCGCGGCCGCACCGAGTCCGACCCCGCCGAGCGCGACAAGATCTACGCCGAGCTGATCCGCAAGGTGAACGCCGAGCACACCCTGATCTACCTCTACCGCCAGAAGAACTACGTCGTCACCGGGAAGGACGTCGCGGGTCTGCACGTCTACGGCGACGGCCTCGTCCGAGTCAAGGATGCGGGGTACGTCAAGTGA
- a CDS encoding ABC transporter permease codes for MAKYVLTRIRQSVITMFLVSIVVFAGIRALPGDPALALAGEERSPKALAAIRSSYGLDDNIVVQYGRFIGHALQGDLGNSSRTGLPVSDAIAQALPVTLELAALSLLLAIVLGVGAGVVAAVRRGKTAEWIANALALLGLSVPTFWLGIVLVLAFAIAVPVFAASGFVPFGTDPIDNLRRMVLPAIVLGSGLAAVVMRQTRAAMLDSLSADYVRTARAKGLSRREVVGGHALRNSLVTVVTVLGLQLGHLISGAVVTEQIFVLPGFGKLTIDAVFTRDYATLQGVVLCTSFAYIFINLLVDVAYSVIDPRIRLGGAR; via the coding sequence ATGGCCAAGTACGTCCTCACCCGCATCCGGCAGTCCGTCATCACGATGTTCCTCGTGTCGATCGTCGTGTTCGCCGGCATCCGCGCGCTGCCCGGCGACCCGGCGCTCGCGCTCGCCGGTGAGGAGCGCAGTCCGAAGGCGCTGGCCGCGATCCGCTCCTCGTACGGGCTCGACGACAACATCGTGGTCCAGTACGGCCGGTTCATCGGGCATGCGCTCCAGGGCGACCTGGGCAACTCCTCCCGCACCGGGCTCCCGGTCTCCGACGCCATCGCGCAGGCGCTGCCCGTCACCCTCGAACTCGCCGCGCTCTCCCTGCTGTTGGCGATCGTCCTGGGTGTCGGCGCCGGTGTCGTCGCCGCCGTGCGCCGCGGCAAGACCGCCGAGTGGATCGCCAACGCCCTTGCGCTGCTCGGTCTTTCGGTGCCGACGTTCTGGCTCGGTATCGTCCTGGTCCTCGCCTTCGCGATCGCCGTGCCGGTCTTCGCGGCCTCCGGCTTCGTCCCGTTCGGCACCGACCCGATCGACAACCTGCGCCGCATGGTGCTGCCCGCGATCGTCCTCGGCTCGGGGCTCGCCGCCGTCGTCATGCGGCAGACCCGCGCCGCGATGCTCGACTCGCTCTCCGCGGACTACGTGCGCACCGCCCGCGCCAAGGGCCTCTCGCGCCGCGAGGTGGTCGGCGGGCACGCCCTGCGCAACTCGCTCGTCACCGTCGTCACCGTGCTCGGCCTGCAGCTCGGTCACCTGATCTCCGGCGCGGTCGTCACCGAGCAGATCTTCGTGCTCCCCGGCTTCGGCAAGCTCACCATCGACGCCGTCTTCACGCGTGACTACGCGACGCTGCAAGGCGTGGTGCTGTGCACGTCGTTCGCGTACATCTTCATCAACCTGCTGGTCGACGTGGCGTACTCGGTCATCGACCCGCGCATCCGGCTCGGAGGTGCCCGGTGA
- a CDS encoding MFS transporter, which translates to MTDTSRLEGRSTAAYVLRLVPLILLTEVVALELALVYPALQHMAAEFRTPSIGWTLTVVSLVGVVAQPLLGKVADGHGKKRVIVCAAGAFAVGSLVCALAPNFPVLLVGRAVQGVAMVIAPAAYGLIRDVFPVRLVPVAMGAITTGIGLSVIVGPVVGGVLTQAFGFRAIFWFCLLYAVVLTPLVVATFPESGVRLRRRVDVAGGLLFGCGAAGVLLAVGQGGRWGWGSARLIAVAVGACLLLALFVVCELRAAYPLIDLRLLAGPGLRWTLLAAFGGSVAIGGQALTLPQLVQTPKDTGFGLGMAPLGVAIFLVPQGLLSAVSGPIGGLLARRHAPRTGLVIALGCLAAGAALLSVLHTEVWHILLAALFAGVGFGFFFVSVSNLVVEAVPATHTGVGAGMMGVANNLGNATGVTVLGAVLAQHVLDGSVAGDKILYAESGYVSAFLVAAGAAALALLVAVFMRHGRTPATGGVGPASRETGTVEAAP; encoded by the coding sequence GTGACCGACACGTCCAGGCTCGAAGGCCGCAGCACCGCCGCGTACGTCCTGCGGCTGGTCCCGCTGATCCTGCTCACCGAGGTCGTCGCGCTCGAACTCGCCCTCGTCTACCCGGCGTTGCAGCACATGGCGGCCGAGTTCCGCACCCCGTCGATCGGCTGGACGCTCACCGTCGTGAGCCTCGTCGGGGTGGTGGCGCAGCCGCTGCTCGGCAAGGTCGCCGACGGGCACGGCAAGAAGCGGGTGATCGTGTGCGCGGCGGGTGCCTTCGCGGTCGGCTCGCTGGTGTGCGCGCTCGCGCCGAACTTCCCCGTACTGCTCGTCGGGCGGGCCGTGCAGGGCGTCGCCATGGTGATCGCTCCGGCCGCGTACGGGCTGATCCGTGATGTGTTCCCGGTGCGCCTCGTGCCGGTGGCGATGGGCGCGATCACCACCGGCATCGGGCTCAGCGTCATCGTGGGACCGGTCGTCGGCGGGGTGCTCACGCAGGCCTTCGGCTTCCGGGCGATCTTCTGGTTCTGCCTGCTGTACGCGGTGGTGCTCACGCCGCTCGTCGTCGCCACGTTCCCGGAGTCGGGGGTGCGCCTTCGGCGGCGCGTGGACGTGGCCGGGGGACTGCTCTTCGGCTGCGGCGCCGCGGGAGTGCTGCTCGCGGTGGGGCAGGGCGGCCGCTGGGGGTGGGGCTCGGCCCGGCTGATCGCGGTGGCCGTCGGCGCGTGCCTGCTGCTCGCCCTGTTCGTGGTGTGCGAGCTGCGCGCCGCGTATCCGCTGATCGACCTGCGGCTGCTCGCGGGGCCCGGGCTGCGCTGGACGCTGCTCGCCGCGTTCGGCGGGTCCGTGGCGATCGGCGGGCAGGCGCTCACGCTGCCGCAGCTCGTGCAGACGCCGAAGGACACCGGGTTCGGACTCGGCATGGCGCCGCTCGGTGTCGCCATCTTCCTTGTGCCGCAAGGGTTGTTGAGCGCCGTGAGCGGTCCGATCGGCGGGCTGCTCGCGCGCCGGCACGCGCCGCGCACGGGTCTCGTGATCGCGCTCGGCTGCCTCGCCGCGGGCGCGGCGCTCCTGTCCGTACTGCACACCGAGGTGTGGCACATCCTGCTCGCGGCCCTGTTCGCGGGCGTCGGGTTCGGCTTCTTCTTCGTGTCCGTGTCGAACCTCGTCGTCGAGGCCGTGCCCGCGACACACACCGGCGTCGGCGCCGGAATGATGGGCGTCGCCAACAACCTCGGCAACGCCACGGGTGTCACGGTGCTCGGCGCCGTACTCGCCCAGCACGTCCTCGACGGATCAGTGGCGGGCGACAAGATCCTCTACGCCGAGTCGGGGTACGTCTCCGCGTTCCTGGTGGCGGCGGGCGCCGCCGCCCTGGCCCTGCTCGTCGCCGTCTTCATGCGGCACGGGCGGACCCCGGCGACCGGCGGCGTGGGCCCCGCCTCGCGCGAGACCGGCACCGTCGAAGCCGCACCATGA
- a CDS encoding NCS1 family nucleobase:cation symporter-1, whose translation MAAVHEQTPTAGVDGPARTSPGLYSPDLAPTKKEGRRWGAYNVFTLWGNDVHSLGNYAFAVGLFALGLSVWQILIAFAVASALLFGLLTLSGYMGQKTGVPFPVMSRIAFGTRGAQIPAAVRGAVAIAWFGIQTYLAAVVLGAVIKKLAPGAASLDHNSILGLSTLGWITFLTLWVIQVVIVSYGMELIRKYMAFAAPTILITMCALAAWIFVKADMSIAVSTGSAPTGLDAWRQILESAALWVVIYGTFVLNFCDFTRSAKSRRAIVAGNLVGIPLNMLFFAGIVVVLSGGQFKINGAVISGPEDIVATIPSTPLMVLASLAFIVLTIAVNLLANFVAPVYTLVNLFPRKLNFRKAGIVSAVIGLVILPWNLYNSPTVVNYFLGGLGALLGPAFGVVMADYWLVRKTRVNVPDLYTDAVDGDYHYRSGFHLRAVGAFAPSAAIAVVIALVPAFKSLSGFSWFIGAGLAALLYVAVADRSRTANDVDGEEIAVPAA comes from the coding sequence ATGGCTGCCGTGCACGAACAGACCCCCACCGCCGGTGTCGACGGGCCCGCCCGCACCAGTCCAGGTCTCTACAGTCCCGATCTGGCCCCCACCAAGAAGGAGGGGCGCCGCTGGGGCGCGTACAACGTCTTCACGCTATGGGGCAACGACGTGCACAGCCTGGGCAACTACGCCTTCGCCGTGGGCCTGTTCGCGCTCGGGCTCAGCGTCTGGCAGATCCTGATCGCCTTCGCGGTCGCCTCCGCCCTGCTCTTCGGACTCCTCACGCTCTCCGGCTACATGGGCCAGAAGACCGGCGTCCCCTTCCCGGTGATGAGCCGGATCGCCTTCGGTACCCGCGGGGCGCAGATCCCCGCGGCCGTGCGCGGCGCCGTCGCCATCGCCTGGTTCGGCATCCAGACGTATCTCGCCGCCGTCGTGCTCGGCGCCGTGATCAAGAAGCTGGCGCCCGGCGCCGCCTCGCTCGACCACAACTCGATCCTGGGCCTGTCCACCCTCGGCTGGATCACCTTCCTGACCCTCTGGGTCATCCAGGTCGTGATCGTCAGCTACGGCATGGAACTCATCCGCAAGTACATGGCGTTCGCCGCGCCCACCATCCTCATCACGATGTGCGCGCTCGCCGCCTGGATCTTCGTCAAGGCGGACATGTCCATCGCGGTCTCCACCGGCTCCGCGCCCACCGGGCTCGACGCCTGGCGGCAGATCCTGGAATCCGCCGCGCTCTGGGTCGTCATCTACGGCACCTTCGTCCTGAACTTCTGCGACTTCACCCGCTCCGCGAAGAGCCGCCGCGCCATCGTCGCGGGCAACCTGGTCGGCATCCCGCTCAACATGCTCTTCTTCGCCGGCATCGTCGTCGTGCTCTCCGGCGGCCAGTTCAAGATCAACGGTGCGGTCATCTCCGGCCCCGAGGACATCGTCGCGACCATCCCGAGCACCCCGCTGATGGTCCTCGCCTCCTTGGCCTTCATCGTCCTGACCATCGCGGTGAACCTGCTCGCGAACTTCGTCGCGCCGGTCTACACGCTGGTCAACCTGTTCCCGCGCAAGCTGAACTTCCGCAAGGCCGGCATCGTCAGCGCCGTCATCGGGCTCGTCATCCTGCCCTGGAACCTCTACAACAGCCCGACCGTCGTGAACTACTTCCTCGGTGGACTCGGCGCCCTGCTCGGCCCCGCCTTCGGTGTCGTCATGGCCGACTACTGGCTGGTGCGCAAGACGCGGGTCAACGTGCCCGACCTCTACACCGATGCCGTCGACGGCGACTACCACTACCGTTCCGGGTTCCACCTGCGGGCCGTCGGCGCGTTCGCCCCGTCCGCCGCCATCGCGGTCGTCATCGCCCTCGTACCCGCGTTCAAGTCGCTCTCCGGGTTCTCCTGGTTCATCGGCGCCGGTCTCGCCGCGCTGCTCTACGTCGCCGTCGCGGACCGCAGCCGCACCGCGAACGACGTGGACGGCGAGGAGATCGCCGTTCCCGCCGCCTGA
- a CDS encoding NCS1 family nucleobase:cation symporter-1: MTDTAPRAPLPAVELAADAYPADSPYANEDLRPVPLADRRWTTYNFVALWIGMAHCIPSWTLASGLVALGMDWKQAVLTIALANVIVLAPMLLTGHAGPKYGIPFPVLARAGFGVRGANLPAMVRAAVACCWFGIQTWIGGQGIFVLLGKIFGGWTGAAEVGGYPWTLWLCFFVFWVLELAIIYRGMETLRRFENWAAPFVLVGAVVLLVWIANKAGGFGPLLHEPSKVGWGPDFWKVFFPGLMGMIGFWSTLSLNIPDFTRFGKGQRAQVWGQTLGLPTTMTLFALMSVLVTAGSEKVYGVPIWDPVALAGKTDNVFGLLFALITVFVATISVNVAANVVSPAYDLANLAPKLISFRAGAIITGVLGVLVMPWKLTSTPELYIFTWLGLVGGLLGTVAGILIADYWIVRRTVLHLADLYVRDGRYWYRGGWNWRAVLAFAVGGVLAVGGSYSTVNAKGEKAGPFPVDGLIPFLKPLADYGWAVGLTASLVLYTVLMAGQRRD, translated from the coding sequence ATGACCGACACCGCCCCGAGAGCGCCCCTGCCCGCGGTGGAGCTCGCCGCCGACGCCTATCCGGCCGACAGCCCCTACGCCAATGAGGACCTGCGCCCGGTCCCGCTCGCCGACCGCCGCTGGACCACGTACAACTTCGTGGCCCTGTGGATCGGGATGGCGCACTGCATCCCGTCGTGGACGCTTGCGTCCGGGCTCGTCGCGCTGGGCATGGACTGGAAGCAGGCGGTCCTCACCATCGCCCTGGCGAACGTCATCGTTCTGGCCCCCATGCTGCTGACCGGGCACGCCGGGCCCAAGTACGGCATCCCCTTCCCGGTCCTGGCGCGGGCCGGCTTCGGTGTGCGCGGCGCCAATCTGCCCGCGATGGTGCGGGCCGCGGTGGCCTGTTGCTGGTTCGGCATCCAGACGTGGATCGGCGGCCAGGGGATCTTCGTGCTCCTCGGGAAGATCTTCGGAGGGTGGACGGGGGCGGCCGAGGTCGGCGGCTATCCGTGGACCCTCTGGCTCTGCTTCTTCGTCTTCTGGGTCCTCGAACTCGCCATCATCTACCGGGGGATGGAGACGCTGCGCCGCTTCGAGAACTGGGCGGCGCCGTTCGTGCTCGTCGGCGCGGTGGTGCTGCTGGTGTGGATCGCCAACAAGGCGGGCGGCTTCGGTCCGTTGCTGCACGAACCGTCGAAGGTCGGCTGGGGCCCGGACTTCTGGAAGGTCTTCTTCCCCGGCCTGATGGGCATGATCGGCTTCTGGTCCACGCTGTCGTTGAACATCCCGGACTTCACGCGCTTCGGTAAGGGGCAGCGGGCGCAGGTCTGGGGGCAGACCCTTGGCCTGCCGACGACGATGACCCTGTTCGCGCTGATGTCGGTCCTGGTGACGGCGGGCTCGGAGAAGGTCTACGGGGTGCCCATCTGGGACCCGGTGGCGCTGGCGGGCAAGACGGACAACGTGTTCGGGCTGCTCTTCGCGCTGATCACGGTCTTCGTGGCGACGATCTCGGTGAACGTCGCGGCCAACGTGGTGTCACCCGCGTACGACTTGGCGAACCTGGCCCCGAAGCTCATCAGCTTCCGCGCCGGCGCGATCATCACGGGCGTGCTGGGTGTCCTCGTCATGCCGTGGAAGCTCACGTCCACGCCCGAGTTGTACATCTTCACGTGGCTCGGCCTGGTCGGCGGGCTGCTCGGCACGGTCGCGGGCATCCTGATCGCCGACTACTGGATCGTGCGGCGGACGGTGCTGCACCTCGCCGATCTGTATGTACGGGACGGGCGTTACTGGTACCGCGGCGGCTGGAACTGGCGCGCCGTCCTCGCCTTCGCGGTCGGGGGCGTGCTGGCCGTCGGCGGCTCGTACTCGACGGTGAACGCCAAGGGCGAGAAGGCGGGGCCGTTCCCCGTGGACGGACTGATCCCCTTCCTCAAACCGCTGGCCGACTACGGCTGGGCCGTGGGCCTCACGGCATCGCTCGTGCTGTACACGGTGCTGATGGCGGGGCAGCGGCGGGACTGA
- a CDS encoding cold-shock protein has translation MAAGRVVRFDGARGYGFIAPDDGGEDVFLHVNDLLIPESYIRTGLKVSFDIEEGDRGPKASSVQLAEGASAPTPGRHAAEGDDVLCDVLRVDEFTNEVTELLLRSAPSLTGEQILAIRRELVQSGRKHGWVDS, from the coding sequence GTGGCTGCTGGTCGTGTGGTGCGCTTCGACGGAGCGCGTGGTTATGGGTTCATCGCGCCGGACGACGGCGGCGAGGACGTCTTCCTGCATGTGAACGACCTCCTGATCCCCGAGTCGTACATCCGCACGGGTCTCAAGGTCTCCTTCGACATCGAGGAGGGCGACCGCGGGCCCAAGGCCTCGTCGGTGCAGCTCGCCGAGGGGGCCTCGGCTCCCACGCCCGGCCGGCACGCGGCCGAGGGCGACGACGTGCTCTGCGATGTGCTGCGCGTCGACGAGTTCACGAACGAGGTCACGGAGCTGCTGCTGCGCTCGGCGCCCTCGCTGACGGGTGAGCAGATCCTGGCGATCCGCCGGGAGTTGGTGCAGAGCGGCCGCAAGCACGGGTGGGTCGACAGCTGA
- a CDS encoding sulfatase-like hydrolase/transferase, which produces MQQPEGGKRPNILLVVSDQERQRDWLPATVELPWRERLLAEGMEFTNYWTHSSPCSPSRATMMTGRYVTQHQVAENVIFPWQPELDPSVTTIGGALRQAGYRSSYIGKWHLSRSARPDMEAYGYGDWDGNDHHFMGLAGTGVHFDPVIANNAAHWLRRNAQADEPWFLTVALVNPHDVMWYPVDQPEYQRAHPRTMEFIRQFLDGDWGGGQAIPPYEQPYDEVFSELPANFDDDLHTKPDTQRQWRHDQQHSLYGRIDPADKGAWLRQLDYYAQLHRLADESLGKVLGALEESGGWDDTIVIFTSDHGDMCGGHGLRSKGPFVYDEIMRVPCYVKAPGTTRPGTVSDSLASHVDLASTICALAGVPAPDSFRGVDLTPVFRDPRASVRDYVLFAHEATHTRRIQRTRYAVRGMFDGRFKYARYFGVGGGLPADLGEKPEPSTMLYGPDADFDDNDHELYDLQEDPGELVNLAMDRARRAELRERFGKLREVEGEDFAPLN; this is translated from the coding sequence ATGCAGCAACCCGAAGGTGGAAAGCGCCCCAACATCCTCCTCGTCGTCTCCGACCAGGAGCGCCAACGCGACTGGCTCCCCGCCACGGTCGAACTCCCGTGGCGCGAGCGGCTGCTCGCCGAAGGCATGGAGTTCACGAACTACTGGACGCACTCCTCGCCCTGCTCACCCTCGCGGGCCACGATGATGACGGGCCGGTACGTCACCCAGCACCAGGTCGCCGAGAACGTCATCTTCCCCTGGCAGCCCGAGCTCGACCCGTCCGTCACCACGATCGGCGGCGCGCTGCGGCAGGCCGGGTACCGGTCCTCGTACATCGGCAAATGGCATCTGTCCCGCTCCGCGCGGCCCGACATGGAGGCGTACGGCTACGGGGACTGGGACGGCAACGACCACCACTTCATGGGCCTCGCCGGTACCGGAGTGCACTTCGACCCGGTCATCGCGAACAACGCCGCGCACTGGCTGCGCCGCAATGCCCAGGCCGACGAGCCCTGGTTCCTCACCGTCGCGCTCGTCAACCCGCACGACGTGATGTGGTACCCGGTCGACCAGCCCGAGTACCAGCGCGCGCACCCTCGGACCATGGAGTTCATCCGTCAGTTCCTCGACGGCGACTGGGGCGGCGGGCAGGCGATTCCGCCGTACGAGCAGCCCTACGACGAGGTGTTCAGCGAGCTTCCCGCGAACTTCGACGACGATCTGCACACCAAGCCGGACACCCAGCGGCAGTGGCGCCACGACCAGCAGCACAGCCTCTACGGCCGCATCGACCCGGCCGACAAGGGCGCGTGGCTGCGCCAGCTCGACTACTACGCCCAGCTGCACCGCCTCGCCGACGAGTCCCTGGGGAAGGTCCTCGGCGCCCTGGAGGAGTCCGGTGGCTGGGACGACACGATCGTCATCTTCACGTCCGACCACGGCGACATGTGCGGCGGCCACGGCCTGCGCTCCAAGGGGCCCTTCGTCTACGACGAGATCATGCGCGTGCCCTGCTACGTGAAGGCGCCGGGGACGACCCGGCCCGGCACGGTCAGCGACTCCCTCGCCTCGCACGTCGACCTCGCCTCGACGATCTGCGCGCTCGCGGGGGTGCCCGCGCCCGACTCGTTCCGCGGAGTGGACCTCACGCCCGTGTTCCGGGACCCGCGGGCATCCGTGCGCGACTACGTGCTGTTCGCGCACGAGGCCACGCACACCCGCCGCATCCAGCGGACGCGGTACGCGGTACGCGGCATGTTCGACGGCCGGTTCAAGTACGCCCGCTACTTCGGCGTCGGCGGCGGACTCCCCGCCGACCTGGGCGAGAAGCCGGAGCCTTCGACGATGCTCTACGGCCCGGACGCCGACTTCGACGACAACGACCACGAGCTGTACGACCTCCAGGAGGATCCGGGCGAGTTGGTGAATCTCGCCATGGACCGGGCACGCCGGGCGGAGCTCAGGGAGCGGTTCGGGAAGCTGCGCGAGGTGGAAGGGGAGGACTTCGCTCCGCTGAACTGA